The Corvus hawaiiensis isolate bCorHaw1 chromosome 1, bCorHaw1.pri.cur, whole genome shotgun sequence genomic sequence tttggttttgtatgtACTCGGTGAGCAATAGTCCTTCCTCACACTGAGGTATGGTGTACTGCCTGTGTTTTGTAGCCTGGTGTGGGAGTGAGAGAAAAACTAAAATTCTGGCTGTCCTTAATCTTCTAGATGTTGGGGAAGTCTATTCAAGACTGCTGGATCACCGACCAGTAATTCAGGGAGAAATACGTTACTTTGTTAAAGAATTTGAAGTAAGTATTTGTATCTTATTGGCTGCTGTCACAGTCTGAAACTTTGAAAAGTTTTAGCATCTTTTTAGATACTATAATAGGTACATAACTTTCTTCAGAAGGACTtgacatggatttttttcccaaaataacACACCTGCAGTATACATCTGCATCTTTAGCAAACAAGGTGGTAATTTAggtcttttaaaagttttgcaaggggcatgtggtttttttttcctgcagaagacTGGCAGGAATATTGATGTAGGAGAATAATGTAGTCCTAACATCTTAGAGAAGTCTAGTTGGTTCAAGGAAAGTATTGTTGGCCAGTATAGGTTTACATTTCATTGAGAAACTACTTTATGCCTCAGCTGGATTCAGCTAGCATagctgtaattttattttctttggttttcattaCACGAGACCAAGTGATATACTGGAAGAGAAGAGCAACACTTCATGCAAAgtaataaaatcattaaaaattgaATGACTGTTATCTGATTGGCTGCAAATAAGGCTAAAGTACTGAAGGTGTAAAAGTGTTTATATACAGCTTTGCCTGCAAAGTATAATTTGGTTTCCACAAGATGGCAGCAAAAGTTTAGAAAATTTGAATCTTATGCCAGCAAAAGGCTGTTTCTGAGtagattttctttcttacagTATGTGGAATTTAAAGTCTGTCTTGAAAAAGCGGTTACACCTCAAAATTCCTGTATGCAGACCTGATTTGAATGACAATAAAATGTCTTTCCCCCtcaccaccccctcccccctAACCCAGATTGTAGCTTACATTTCAAGCAGGTCTATTTTGTCTCTGCTGGTTTAGCAAAATACAGATGTGAAGTAAACTCCTATCAGATCTGTATCGTATGGGCTTGAGAGTcataagaaattaattcttttctcttttttccctaacTAAGCTGTAAGTAAGTAGTTTTACATGTCATTCCACAGGATGGAAAATATTAAACTCACAGACAAAATTAGAACTTATATCTTTAGGCTGATAATTCATATATTTGTCCCATTTCACCTGAAGTCTTGTTCTGTTCCTTAGACAAATTTAATATATTCTTAGATCTTTTATTGAAATTTTATTACTGATTTATACTTTTATGGGAAAAATAGCAAAGTAGAGGATTGTTTAAATTTTTGCAGTTTAGAATTTCTTTTAAGTGGGCTCAGGACCACCAGCACCCAAAAACTCCACTTGTTTCTAACTTTGAGGTAAGAGACACTTTCTTGTTGTAGTAGGATATGTGCTTATTTTTTCAATTACTAGCACCTAGTGTGCAAGGAATGGAGATTTGCACTCAGGAAATCTGGAGCCTGTTTAATTAAGGTGTTTTACTTGTCTGTGCTTATGTTTCTGAAGTTTTAAGATGGATGTGGTAATCCCTGTCCCACTTCATGTGATACAGTGGTTTTTGTTTATGTAGAGTTTTTGTCTTAAGTAAAGCACTGGTGAAATTCAGAGTGGGAATAGTGCTGTGGCTtcagaaaaatagatttttttttttaaatttagacaATAAAACAAGATCTTACTGTACTTATAATTAATCATGATCAATAGTGAGCTAGAAGAGCTGCCTCTTTAGTCAGCtgtattatattattttttagtCAACTTCATTGCTTTACTTCAGTTAAAACAATTTCACTTGCATTGTTTTCACCTCATGCCATGCTAAATGTGGAGGGTCAGACATCAAGCAAGCAGAATTACTGCTATGTTATTTCTCAGTAACAGCTgaattataaaaatgaaatgctttcaaGCTCTGTTGCTCTCTGTTGTTTTAGAGATGTTGTATATTATCTATACAAAACAGCACATTTTTCCATATGGTGTGTAACTGTCTTTTCTCACAAGGGCCAGAGGAGTCATTCAAAGGATTCTTGTATTTTAATGTGAAGAATGGAGCATTGCTGTCTTTTTTTGGCAATTTTATCTATGTTGTTAAATAAGTAGAGAACACTTTAGTAGGTAATGATCTAGTCTTTGAGATGAAGCTATTAGTTTATCAACTGGGAAGCCATCTTTAATTTGCAAAGTGAAATTCCTTGCTAGCCACTCaccttctttcatttttgtggCAGGAAAAACGCGGTCTCCGAGAACTGCGAGTACTTGAAAATCTAAAAACCACGATCTTTGAAACAAATGAACGTGTTCTTCCGAAGTGTGAGCAGGCAATGCAAGACAATTTGAGTGAAACCTTCAAGAGATGTAAGCAGGTTGCTTCTTATTGCTCTTGATGCATCGTTTTGAGTAATTTAAATAGTTTGGATTCAAAATATGATTTGTAAAAGCATTACCTCACTTGGGTAATTTTCTACTGTTTAACAAACTGTGCTTTGTTCTCgtttctgtgaaattttaaaagggaaacAACAGGGACATTTTTAATATGTAGTAGTTCAGCCAATCAGCTCTTGCTAAGGTTACATTAAAGTTTTTTGCTGGTTTGAGTAGAAGTTGTTTCAGCTCATTCTTTTCCTATTCAATTGGAAATAGTACTCCACATTGACTAAAGCCATGGGCAAAATTTCAGTTTCCTGGTTTGTTGCAAGCATGCTGTGGTGTTACCTTCAAGTGTCTTAATTTTCCCGCAGGAGTGCATAATACTGTCTCCtatcatttaaaacaaaacttgcCACTGTATAGCTATGAAATGTATTATTATCATTATCTTCAGTCACAAATTGGGAAGTAATAGTGATTACATGCTAATCTCAGTTTCATCCTtataataattaatatatttctttagtgctcagattttaaaagaaagtttaaGATTTGTACTAATATttaagtgtcttttttttttcttactcattCAGCAGGATGGCTTCCTCAAAAGAGATTTTAAGAGAGTGTGGTAGCTTTAGCTGCTAAATTTATGCAGTTGAAACATGCCACTGTGGGTTTTGTTACAATTTATGTGTGGCATGTTGTATAAGCATTTAATTTCCTATAACTTATTTATATGGCATCTGGCATATGCAGAATAGCAAATGGTAGATGATGCTTTACACATAAAAAGATTGCAGGAAAATATTGAAACTTAAAATTTAGTGATGCAAATAAGACATATGTTCTAATACCGTCTAACTGGGGTGAACCTTCCATGCTGCTCCTTGACCAGCTGTGCAGTACATCTTTAGTAatacaatcacagaatggttgaggtgggaagggacctctggaggtcatgcccaacctccctgctcaagcagcagcagcttgagCCAGTTATCCAGAACTGCATCCAGTTGCTGCCCCGGGAAATAAGTGTATTTAATTCTGTGTTAAAATTAAGCATTAATTaagttggggggaaaaaggtgtGTAGGAATACAGTTCCTATTTCCTTTGAGGAGTTTTCCCAGGCTTAGTCTGGGAGACAAGAGACTGACTCCAGCATAAAGATGTTGTACCTGTGGAGTGCATACACAGCTGATGGGGaagaaataaggaagaaaaacccaacTAAGTAAAACATAGAGTTTGGTCACCTGTTTCTACTTACTGACTTGAGAGTGGCTTTTGATGTCTTCTGAGGTGCTGAGTAGTGCACTCCAGCTCATCAGCAACACTAAGAATGTGGGCACGAGAGGACCTCACTGCCTTCCTGCTTTTGGCTTCTAGAACACACAAAGTTGAACTCTGCAATAAGCCTACTTACTTTTAGGAGTGTAAAAGTTTTAAGTGTAAAGCATTTTCTGCAAGTACAGATGACTCTTGGGCAGAGTTAAGTGACACACTGGAATATAATCTTCACCTTGCAACAGCCTCTCATCTCCTAAATCCCTTTCAGGCAAGTTTCTTTGATTTACAGCAGCAGACTGATCTACTGCAATTTGTTGTTTCAGTGCAAGCTGCCAACGCTATGATCCATAGACTCCAAGAGAGGGAGTATGAAGTGAGAAAGGTAAAGGATGGAtggagagatttttattttgtgatctAAGAATCTCATGCTTCACAGCAAGTTTATCTGCCTTCAGTATAGCAAAActtaaaaacatatttctctGTACCTTATATACTTGCAGTAAAACTTCTTTTGGGGTGATTTCTGCCCTTCTAAAATGCACACTGCAAAGTTAATGGATCTAGCTAACTCTTCCTGCAATCTCCTGATACAtggaaactattttttttttatttcctttgctttattttccctcCTAGCTCAGACTATAACATTTGTCACGTATAGGGAAAgcttaaatataaaaaaagcttattttctgTGGAACAAAAAACATCTACTAACCTACCAGAATGGAAATGTAAATCTTTCCTAGTTAGCTGAGAACATTGAccatattatatatatattgctTGTTGAAAaggaagtggtttttttcacttgtggATGGGTTATTTAATGAAGGGCTATATTATAGGAACATGCGAATCATTGGAACCTTTTCAGTTGGCTACACTTTGCTTATTTGAAATACATGTGCTCTGAATCTAAAACCTGGAAAATTATACAAGAAATTAGTTTCCTGTATTCCCATTACTACTTCTTTATTGTGTTCCTGTGTTATCTCTTTACTTGCAAAATGCTGTTGATAATAATTTGGTTCAGAAGTACTGGAGACGTTTCCATGGCCATCAAGCAAAACAGGGTGTGCATTGATGGATGTAAGCTGATagtcatgtttttctttccttttttgtaatTGATGAAGATGGGCAGTCCAGTTGCAATTGAATACTGGTACTGTGCAAACAGCACACTGCTGAGCACTGACAGAGTTTGCTTGTGTCTAACACTACTGTAGATACTGGTAGAGAGGTAGGAAATTCTTACAGTTCTGCTACTGTTTGTTTGAAGCAAAGCTTTAATAAGAAATTATAACTTAGAAAATGAACAGTCAGTAAGAATGGtgactattatttttttaaaaaaatattagctCTATGTTtacaccctttttttttttttcttttttaatatgtagTGGAAGAGTAGTTACAGGTATTCTGGATTCATAGCATGTCTTAAAAGTTTGTATAGTAAGACTTTTTGGCTTGAAACTTTCCAAATGGGAGTAATAACAGGTGggtaactttttaaaaatatagataAAAGTTGTCATTGTAATGCAGCCACTTGAGGCGAAATACCTTTTCCTTACTTTTCTGAGATGATGTGTTCTGAAAAAATGATGGGATTTTGGCAGAATGTAGTGTCAGGTTTGGGTAGGTGATGTGTAATTATGTCAAAAAGTGTTTGAAACACCAATGTTTCAAAACCTGTTGAATACAAAGTAGTGTATCAGTCAAACTGTTAGTACACACCCGGTGGATTTTGTTAGTAGATGTTACTATATCTGTTGCAAACAAAATGAATCTTGGCATAATGTTTTTAAAGTGTATAAAAtgctgcactgaaaaaaattgtgtatttAGCCATGCTGTGTGAGCttgaagagcagcagagagagtgTTTAAGAATacataaatgggttcccagtgCCTTTAGTTGGCAAAAATGCCATACATATGAAAGTCATTGCTGATACACTGAAAAGGAGagggattaaaaataaaaagcaggatTAATCTCTCTTttgctgggagatggagcaaaTGGGAGAGCAACTGCCTAGATTTATTTTGGCTTCTGCACCTGTAATATAAGGGAGACAGACTGTTAATACAGCTCACAAGCAATCCACAGAATTGTATTACATTTTGTCGTGTGCATTGAATGTGTGTATGATCTCTCTTTCTAGATATCtagacatttaaaaatttttttttcaagataagAGAGTGAACAGAATTAGATTTACCAGAAGCCAAGCAGTAAGAAAgtatgaggggaaaaataacTTATTTATAAAAGAAGACATTAATCACAGTGAGAGCTAGCTGGCTAAAGCAGAAATACTAGCTGCCAGTTTCAAAACATTTAATATCTATGTTGTTATATTTTATCGAAATAGCATCATTGCTAACACAATCATGTTAATAGTATTGCAGACATTTTGCCACTTGTTTTGGATTGGCTATGCAAAAtaagtgttttcttttcagtttctccTTTCCATATGTCTTCATGCTAGTTTTCAGATACTTTAACATTATGTAGCTCTGATTAAACCCCCTGTTTTAATATGGAAATGATTACTAAAAACTTCTTATTTTCCTCCCCTCAGCTTCAGGCAGACAAGGTGACGGCTCGTGAAGAGAAGTGCATCGCCCACTGGGAGGAGTTCatgaaagagcagcagaacaagCGTGCGGAGGTGGACgaagagcacagaaaagctaTGGAGCGCCTCAAAGAGCAGTACTCTGAGATGGAGAAGGAGCTGGCCAAATACGTTTCTTTTTAAGACCTTTTTTAATAATGCTGGGTTTGTGCCATGCTCAGTTGCTTCTGATTTAAATTGGGGTTCTTTTGGAAAGCTGAAATTGATAGAACAAAGGAGAATTTCCTCTCCAGGCTTGGGAAGAAAAGGTTTGCATACTTTCAACTTAAGTGCCTATCTATGCTTGTTTGATTCAGGGCAGGTGGAATGCCAgtatttctttgtttgttgGAAAGTGGAACTGAAAATTGTGTGACTACACCAGCTCAGGGAGTTGCAAACTGGAGTTCTCTCCCATCAACAGAGTATCGTATCATTTGAGAAAACAGAGACTAATGTAATATTAACTATCCTGGTGTGCAGCCACAGCCCTTTCCCAAAAAGTAGGTTGATAGGTTCCAGCCATAGTTAGCTGAGAATTCACTGGGAAAACTCTATATTCTGTTTGTagatttcaagaaaataaacttgTCTTACGGaatattttactttgaaaatttACTGGTGAAAGATGTCAACAGAGTTTTAAATCAAATTGTAATTCAAACTTTTGGGTTGTATGTTCAGTATTATGAAGTAGAGTTGCAATTTGAATGGTTTTTGCTAACATAAAAATTGTAAGGTAAGCTTGGTtaacaattccttttttttttctccctgtaaaTGTCTCAGACCTCTCTTTTTAAGCTTTACTGTTCTAAGCAAAGCCACAACAAGCTAAAAAGTAATCATGAGAAGCATATCAGTCTTTGTATTAGCTTTGCAGCTAGTACAGTTTTACCTTAAATACTTGGCATGCTGTTGGTTTACATAGGATAAGCTTGTCAGAACTTTATGAGGCAATTGAGgtaagatttttgtttctt encodes the following:
- the BLOC1S5 gene encoding biogenesis of lysosome-related organelles complex 1 subunit 5 — translated: MSGAGPASPGRGSAAAPPPADRRRDSPASGSPIQPIIKDVGEVYSRLLDHRPVIQGEIRYFVKEFEEKRGLRELRVLENLKTTIFETNERVLPKCEQAMQDNLSETFKRLQAANAMIHRLQEREYEVRKLQADKVTAREEKCIAHWEEFMKEQQNKRAEVDEEHRKAMERLKEQYSEMEKELAKYVSF